A portion of the Symphalangus syndactylus isolate Jambi chromosome 13, NHGRI_mSymSyn1-v2.1_pri, whole genome shotgun sequence genome contains these proteins:
- the ULK1 gene encoding serine/threonine-protein kinase ULK1 isoform X1, translated as MEPGRGGTETVGKFEFSRKDLIGHGAFAVVFKGRHREKHDLEVAVKCINKKNLAKSQTLLGKEIKILKELKHENIVALYDFQEMANSVYLVMEYCNGGDLADYLHTMRTLSEDTIRLFLQQIAGAMRLLHSKGIIHRDLKPQNILLSNPAGRRANPNSIRVKIADFGFARYLQSNMMAATLCGSPMYMAPEVIMSQHYDGKADLWSIGTIVYQCLTGKAPFQASSPQDLRLFYEKNKTLVPTIPRETSAPLRQLLLALLQRNHKDRMDFDEFFHHPFLDASPSVRKSPPVPVPSYPSSGSGSSSSSSSTSHLASPPSLGEMQQLQKTLTSPADTAGFLHSSRDSGGSKDSSCDTDDFVMVPAQFPGDLVAEAPSAKPPPDSLMCSGSSLVASAGLESHGRTPSPSPPCSSSPSPSGRAGPFSSSRCGASVPIPVPTQVQNYQRIERNLQSPTQFQTPRSSAVRRSGSTSPLGFARASPSPPAHAEHGGVLARKMSPGGGRPYTPSPQVGTIPERPGWSGTPSLQGAEMRGGRSPRPGSSAPEHSTRTPGLGCRLHSAPNLSDLHVVRPKLPKPPTDPLGAVFSPPQASPPQLSHGLQSCRNLRGSPKLPDFLQRNPLPPILGSPTKAVPSFDFPKTPSSQNLLALLARQGVVMTPPRNRTLPDLSEVGPFHGQPLGPGLRPGEDPKGPFGRSFSTSRLTDLLLKAAFGTQAPDPGSTESLQEKPMEIAPSAGFGGSLHPGARAGGASSPSPVVFTVGSPPSGSTPPQGPRTRMFSVGSTGSAGSSARHLVPGACSEAPAPELPAPGHGCSFADPIAANLEGAVTFEAPDLPEETLMEQEHTEILRGLRFTLLFVQHVLEIAALKGSASEAAGGPEYQLQESVVADQISLLSREWGFAEQLVLYLKVAELLSSGLQTAIDQIRAGKLCLSSTVKQVVRRLNELYKASVVSCQGLSLRLQRFFLDKQRLLDRIHSITAERLIFSHAVQMVQSAALDEMFQHREGCVPRYHKALLLLEGLQHMLSDQADIENVAKCKLCIERRLSALLTGICA; from the exons GAAATGGCTAATTCTGTCTACCTGGTTATGGAG TACTGCAACGGTGGGGACCTGGCCGACTACCTGCACA CCATGCGCACGCTGAGTGAGGACACCATCAGGCTCTTCCTGCAGCAGATCGCGGGCGCCATgcggcttctgcacagcaagggcATCATCCACCGCGACCTGAAGCCGCAGAACATCCTGCTGTCCAACCCCGCCGGCCGCCGCGCCAACCCCAACAGCATCCGCGTCAAGATCG CTGACTTCGGCTTCGCGCGGTACCTCCAGAGCAACATGATGGCGGCCACACTCTGCGGCTCCCCCATGTACATG GCCCCCGAGGTCATCATGTCCCAGCACTACGACGGGAAGGCGGACCTGTGGAGCATCGGCACCATCGTCTACCAGTGCCTGACGGGGAAGGCGCCCTTCCAG GCCAGCAGCCCCCAGGACCTGCGCCTGTTCTACGAGAAGAACAAGACGTTGGTCCCCAC CATCCCCCGGGAGACCTCGGCCCCACTGCGGCAGCTGCTCCTGGCCCTGCTGCAGCGCAACCACAAGGACCGCATGGACTTCG ATGAGTTTTTCCATCACCCTTTCCTCGACGCCAGCCCCTCGGTCAGGAAAT CCCCACCTGTGCCTGTGCCCTCGTACCCAAGCTCGGGGTCCGGCAGCAGCTCCAGCAGCAGCTCCacctcccacctggcctcccCGCCG TCCCTGGGCGAGATGCAGCAGCTGCAGAAGACACTGACCTCCCCGGCTGACACCGCTGGCTTCCTGCACAGCTCCCGGGACTCTGGTGGCAGCAAGGACTCCTCCTGTGACACAGACGACTTCGTCATGGTCCCTGCGCAGTTTCCAG GTGACCTGGTGGCTGAGGCGCCCAGTGCCAAACCCCCGCCGGACAGCCTGATGTGCAGTGG GAGCTCACTGGTGGCCTCTGCGGGCTTGGAGAGCCACGGCCGGACCCCATCTCCATCCCCACCCTGCAGCAGCTCCCCCAGTCCCTCGGG CCGGGCTGGCCCGTTCTCCAGCAGCAGGTGCGGCGCCTCTGTCCCCATTCCAGTCCCCACGCAGGTGCAGAACTACCAGCGCATTGAGCGAAACCTGCAGTCGCCCACCCAGTTCCAAACACCTCG GTCCTCTGCCGTCCGCAGGTCAGGCAGCACCAGCCCCCTGGGCTTTGCAAGGGCCAGCCCCTCACCCCCTGCCCACGCTGAGCATGGAGGCGTCCTGGCCAGGAAGATGTCTCCGGGTGGAGGCCGGCCCTACACGCCATCCCCTCAAG TTGGAACCATCCCTGAGCGGCCAGGCTGGAGCGGGACGCCCTCCCTACAGGGAGCTGAGATGCGGGGTGGCAGGTCCCCTCGTCCAG GCTCCTCTGCACCCGAGCACTCTACCCGCACTCCTGGGCTGGGCTGCCGCCTGCACAGTGCCCCCAACCTGTCTGACTTGCACGTCGTCCGCCCCAAGCTGCCCAAACCTCCCACGGACCCCCTGGGAGCCGTGTTCAGCCCACCACAGGCCAGCCCTCCCCAGCTGTCCCACGGGCTGCAGTCCTGCCGGAACCTGCGGGGCTCACCCAAGCTGCCCGACTTCCTGCAGCGAAACCCCCTGCCCCCCATCCTGGGCTCCCCTACCAAG GCTGTGCCCTCCTTCGACTTCCCAAAGACCCCCAGCTCCCAGAACCTGCTGGCCCTCCTAGCCCGGCAGGGCGTGGTGATGACGCCCCCTCGAAACCGGACGCTGCCTGACCTCTCTGAGGTGGGACCCTTCCACGGTCAGCCGCTGGGCCCTGGCCTGCGGCCAGGCGAGGACCCCAAGGGTCCCTTTGGCCG GTCTTTCAGCACCAGCCGCCTCACTGACCTGCTCCTTAAGGCGGCGTTTGGGACACAAGCCCCGGACCCGGGCAGCACAGAGAGCCTGCAGGAGAAGCCCATGGAGAtcg CACCCTCAGCTGGCTTTGGAGGGAGCCTGCACCCAGGAGCCCGTGCTGGGGGAGCCAGCAGCCCCTCCCCGGTAGTCTTCACCGTGGGCTCTCCCCCGAGCGGGAGCACGCCGCCCCAGGGCCCCCGCACCAGGATGTTCTCAG TAGGCTCCACTGGCTCTGCTGGCTCTTCTGCCCGCCACCTGGTGCCTGGGGCCTGCAGCGAGGCCCCAGCCCCTGAGCTCCCTGCTCCAGGACATGGCTGCAGCTTTGCCGACCCCATTGCTGCGAACCTGGAGGGTGCTGTGACCTTCGAGGCCCCCGACCTCCCTGAGGAGACCCTCATGGAG CAAGAGCACACCGAGATCCTGCGTGGTCTGCGCTTCACGCTGCTGTTCGTGCAGCACGTCTTGGAGATTGCAGCCCTGAAGGGCAGCGCCAGCGAGGCGGCCGGGGGCCCTGAGTACCAGCTGCAGGAGAGTGTGGTGGCCGACCAGATCAGCCTGCTGAGCCGAGAATGGGG CTTCGCGGAACAGCTGGTGCTGTACCTGAAGGTGGCCGAGCTACTGTCCTCCGGCCTTCAAACTGCCATCGACCAGATCCGGGCTGGCAAGCTCTGCCTGTCGTCCACCGTGAAGCAGG TGGTGCGCAGGCTGAATGAGCTGTACAAGGCCAGCGTGGTATCCTGCCAGGGCCTGAGCCTGCGGCTGCAGCGCTTCTTCCTGGACAAGCAGCGGCTCCTGGACCGCATCCACAGCATCACTGCCGAGAGGCTCATCTTCAGCCATGCTGTGCAGATG GTGCAGTCGGCTGCCCTGGATGAGATGTTCCAGCACCGTGAGGGCTGCGTCCCGCGCTACCACAAGGCCCTGCTGCTCCTGGAGGGGCTGCAGCACATGCTCTCGGACCAGGCTGACATCGAGAACGTCGCCAAGT gCAAACTGTGCATTGAGCGGAGACTCTCGGCGCTGCTGACTGGCATCTGTGCCTGA
- the ULK1 gene encoding serine/threonine-protein kinase ULK1 isoform X4, with protein sequence MEPGRGGTETVGKFEFSRKDLIGHGAFAVVFKGRHREKHDLEVAVKCINKKNLAKSQTLLGKEIKILKELKHENIVALYDFQEMANSVYLVMEYCNGGDLADYLHTMRTLSEDTIRLFLQQIAGAMRLLHSKGIIHRDLKPQNILLSNPAGRRANPNSIRVKIADFGFARYLQSNMMAATLCGSPMYMAPEVIMSQHYDGKADLWSIGTIVYQCLTGKAPFQASSPQDLRLFYEKNKTLVPTIPRETSAPLRQLLLALLQRNHKDRMDFDEFFHHPFLDASPSVRKSPPVPVPSYPSSGSGSSSSSSSTSHLASPPSLGEMQQLQKTLTSPADTAGFLHSSRDSGGSKDSSCDTDDFVMVPAQFPGDLVAEAPSAKPPPDSLMCSGSSLVASAGLESHGRTPSPSPPCSSSPSPSGRAGPFSSSRCGASVPIPVPTQVQNYQRIERNLQSPTQFQTPRSSAVRRSGSTSPLGFARASPSPPAHAEHGGVLARKMSPGGGRPYTPSPQGSSAPEHSTRTPGLGCRLHSAPNLSDLHVVRPKLPKPPTDPLGAVFSPPQASPPQLSHGLQSCRNLRGSPKLPDFLQRNPLPPILGSPTKAVPSFDFPKTPSSQNLLALLARQGVVMTPPRNRTLPDLSEVGPFHGQPLGPGLRPGEDPKGPFGRSFSTSRLTDLLLKAAFGTQAPDPGSTESLQEKPMEIAPSAGFGGSLHPGARAGGASSPSPVVFTVGSPPSGSTPPQGPRTRMFSVGSTGSAGSSARHLVPGACSEAPAPELPAPGHGCSFADPIAANLEGAVTFEAPDLPEETLMEQEHTEILRGLRFTLLFVQHVLEIAALKGSASEAAGGPEYQLQESVVADQISLLSREWGFAEQLVLYLKVAELLSSGLQTAIDQIRAGKLCLSSTVKQVVRRLNELYKASVVSCQGLSLRLQRFFLDKQRLLDRIHSITAERLIFSHAVQMVQSAALDEMFQHREGCVPRYHKALLLLEGLQHMLSDQADIENVAKCKLCIERRLSALLTGICA encoded by the exons GAAATGGCTAATTCTGTCTACCTGGTTATGGAG TACTGCAACGGTGGGGACCTGGCCGACTACCTGCACA CCATGCGCACGCTGAGTGAGGACACCATCAGGCTCTTCCTGCAGCAGATCGCGGGCGCCATgcggcttctgcacagcaagggcATCATCCACCGCGACCTGAAGCCGCAGAACATCCTGCTGTCCAACCCCGCCGGCCGCCGCGCCAACCCCAACAGCATCCGCGTCAAGATCG CTGACTTCGGCTTCGCGCGGTACCTCCAGAGCAACATGATGGCGGCCACACTCTGCGGCTCCCCCATGTACATG GCCCCCGAGGTCATCATGTCCCAGCACTACGACGGGAAGGCGGACCTGTGGAGCATCGGCACCATCGTCTACCAGTGCCTGACGGGGAAGGCGCCCTTCCAG GCCAGCAGCCCCCAGGACCTGCGCCTGTTCTACGAGAAGAACAAGACGTTGGTCCCCAC CATCCCCCGGGAGACCTCGGCCCCACTGCGGCAGCTGCTCCTGGCCCTGCTGCAGCGCAACCACAAGGACCGCATGGACTTCG ATGAGTTTTTCCATCACCCTTTCCTCGACGCCAGCCCCTCGGTCAGGAAAT CCCCACCTGTGCCTGTGCCCTCGTACCCAAGCTCGGGGTCCGGCAGCAGCTCCAGCAGCAGCTCCacctcccacctggcctcccCGCCG TCCCTGGGCGAGATGCAGCAGCTGCAGAAGACACTGACCTCCCCGGCTGACACCGCTGGCTTCCTGCACAGCTCCCGGGACTCTGGTGGCAGCAAGGACTCCTCCTGTGACACAGACGACTTCGTCATGGTCCCTGCGCAGTTTCCAG GTGACCTGGTGGCTGAGGCGCCCAGTGCCAAACCCCCGCCGGACAGCCTGATGTGCAGTGG GAGCTCACTGGTGGCCTCTGCGGGCTTGGAGAGCCACGGCCGGACCCCATCTCCATCCCCACCCTGCAGCAGCTCCCCCAGTCCCTCGGG CCGGGCTGGCCCGTTCTCCAGCAGCAGGTGCGGCGCCTCTGTCCCCATTCCAGTCCCCACGCAGGTGCAGAACTACCAGCGCATTGAGCGAAACCTGCAGTCGCCCACCCAGTTCCAAACACCTCG GTCCTCTGCCGTCCGCAGGTCAGGCAGCACCAGCCCCCTGGGCTTTGCAAGGGCCAGCCCCTCACCCCCTGCCCACGCTGAGCATGGAGGCGTCCTGGCCAGGAAGATGTCTCCGGGTGGAGGCCGGCCCTACACGCCATCCCCTCAAG GCTCCTCTGCACCCGAGCACTCTACCCGCACTCCTGGGCTGGGCTGCCGCCTGCACAGTGCCCCCAACCTGTCTGACTTGCACGTCGTCCGCCCCAAGCTGCCCAAACCTCCCACGGACCCCCTGGGAGCCGTGTTCAGCCCACCACAGGCCAGCCCTCCCCAGCTGTCCCACGGGCTGCAGTCCTGCCGGAACCTGCGGGGCTCACCCAAGCTGCCCGACTTCCTGCAGCGAAACCCCCTGCCCCCCATCCTGGGCTCCCCTACCAAG GCTGTGCCCTCCTTCGACTTCCCAAAGACCCCCAGCTCCCAGAACCTGCTGGCCCTCCTAGCCCGGCAGGGCGTGGTGATGACGCCCCCTCGAAACCGGACGCTGCCTGACCTCTCTGAGGTGGGACCCTTCCACGGTCAGCCGCTGGGCCCTGGCCTGCGGCCAGGCGAGGACCCCAAGGGTCCCTTTGGCCG GTCTTTCAGCACCAGCCGCCTCACTGACCTGCTCCTTAAGGCGGCGTTTGGGACACAAGCCCCGGACCCGGGCAGCACAGAGAGCCTGCAGGAGAAGCCCATGGAGAtcg CACCCTCAGCTGGCTTTGGAGGGAGCCTGCACCCAGGAGCCCGTGCTGGGGGAGCCAGCAGCCCCTCCCCGGTAGTCTTCACCGTGGGCTCTCCCCCGAGCGGGAGCACGCCGCCCCAGGGCCCCCGCACCAGGATGTTCTCAG TAGGCTCCACTGGCTCTGCTGGCTCTTCTGCCCGCCACCTGGTGCCTGGGGCCTGCAGCGAGGCCCCAGCCCCTGAGCTCCCTGCTCCAGGACATGGCTGCAGCTTTGCCGACCCCATTGCTGCGAACCTGGAGGGTGCTGTGACCTTCGAGGCCCCCGACCTCCCTGAGGAGACCCTCATGGAG CAAGAGCACACCGAGATCCTGCGTGGTCTGCGCTTCACGCTGCTGTTCGTGCAGCACGTCTTGGAGATTGCAGCCCTGAAGGGCAGCGCCAGCGAGGCGGCCGGGGGCCCTGAGTACCAGCTGCAGGAGAGTGTGGTGGCCGACCAGATCAGCCTGCTGAGCCGAGAATGGGG CTTCGCGGAACAGCTGGTGCTGTACCTGAAGGTGGCCGAGCTACTGTCCTCCGGCCTTCAAACTGCCATCGACCAGATCCGGGCTGGCAAGCTCTGCCTGTCGTCCACCGTGAAGCAGG TGGTGCGCAGGCTGAATGAGCTGTACAAGGCCAGCGTGGTATCCTGCCAGGGCCTGAGCCTGCGGCTGCAGCGCTTCTTCCTGGACAAGCAGCGGCTCCTGGACCGCATCCACAGCATCACTGCCGAGAGGCTCATCTTCAGCCATGCTGTGCAGATG GTGCAGTCGGCTGCCCTGGATGAGATGTTCCAGCACCGTGAGGGCTGCGTCCCGCGCTACCACAAGGCCCTGCTGCTCCTGGAGGGGCTGCAGCACATGCTCTCGGACCAGGCTGACATCGAGAACGTCGCCAAGT gCAAACTGTGCATTGAGCGGAGACTCTCGGCGCTGCTGACTGGCATCTGTGCCTGA
- the ULK1 gene encoding serine/threonine-protein kinase ULK1 isoform X2, protein MEPGRGGTETVGKFEFSRKDLIGHGAFAVVFKGRHREKHDLEVAVKCINKKNLAKSQTLLGKEIKILKELKHENIVALYDFQEMANSVYLVMEYCNGGDLADYLHTMRTLSEDTIRLFLQQIAGAMRLLHSKGIIHRDLKPQNILLSNPAGRRANPNSIRVKIADFGFARYLQSNMMAATLCGSPMYMAPEVIMSQHYDGKADLWSIGTIVYQCLTGKAPFQASSPQDLRLFYEKNKTLVPTIPRETSAPLRQLLLALLQRNHKDRMDFDEFFHHPFLDASPSVRKSPPVPVPSYPSSGSGSSSSSSSTSHLASPPSLGEMQQLQKTLTSPADTAGFLHSSRDSGGSKDSSCDTDDFVMVPAQFPGDLVAEAPSAKPPPDSLMCSGSSLVASAGLESHGRTPSPSPPCSSSPSPSGRAGPFSSSRCGASVPIPVPTQVQNYQRIERNLQSPTQFQTPRSSAVRRSGSTSPLGFARASPSPPAHAEHGGVLARKMSPGGGRPYTPSPQVGTIPERPGWSGTPSLQGAEMRGGRSPRPGSSAPEHSTRTPGLGCRLHSAPNLSDLHVVRPKLPKPPTDPLGAVFSPPQASPPQLSHGLQSCRNLRGSPKLPDFLQRNPLPPILGSPTKAVPSFDFPKTPSSQNLLALLARQGVVMTPPRNRTLPDLSEVGPFHGQPLGPGLRPGEDPKGPFGRSFSTSRLTDLLLKAAFGTQAPDPGSTESLQEKPMEIAPSAGFGGSLHPGARAGGASSPSPVVFTVGSPPSGSTPPQGPRTRMFSGSTGSAGSSARHLVPGACSEAPAPELPAPGHGCSFADPIAANLEGAVTFEAPDLPEETLMEQEHTEILRGLRFTLLFVQHVLEIAALKGSASEAAGGPEYQLQESVVADQISLLSREWGFAEQLVLYLKVAELLSSGLQTAIDQIRAGKLCLSSTVKQVVRRLNELYKASVVSCQGLSLRLQRFFLDKQRLLDRIHSITAERLIFSHAVQMVQSAALDEMFQHREGCVPRYHKALLLLEGLQHMLSDQADIENVAKCKLCIERRLSALLTGICA, encoded by the exons GAAATGGCTAATTCTGTCTACCTGGTTATGGAG TACTGCAACGGTGGGGACCTGGCCGACTACCTGCACA CCATGCGCACGCTGAGTGAGGACACCATCAGGCTCTTCCTGCAGCAGATCGCGGGCGCCATgcggcttctgcacagcaagggcATCATCCACCGCGACCTGAAGCCGCAGAACATCCTGCTGTCCAACCCCGCCGGCCGCCGCGCCAACCCCAACAGCATCCGCGTCAAGATCG CTGACTTCGGCTTCGCGCGGTACCTCCAGAGCAACATGATGGCGGCCACACTCTGCGGCTCCCCCATGTACATG GCCCCCGAGGTCATCATGTCCCAGCACTACGACGGGAAGGCGGACCTGTGGAGCATCGGCACCATCGTCTACCAGTGCCTGACGGGGAAGGCGCCCTTCCAG GCCAGCAGCCCCCAGGACCTGCGCCTGTTCTACGAGAAGAACAAGACGTTGGTCCCCAC CATCCCCCGGGAGACCTCGGCCCCACTGCGGCAGCTGCTCCTGGCCCTGCTGCAGCGCAACCACAAGGACCGCATGGACTTCG ATGAGTTTTTCCATCACCCTTTCCTCGACGCCAGCCCCTCGGTCAGGAAAT CCCCACCTGTGCCTGTGCCCTCGTACCCAAGCTCGGGGTCCGGCAGCAGCTCCAGCAGCAGCTCCacctcccacctggcctcccCGCCG TCCCTGGGCGAGATGCAGCAGCTGCAGAAGACACTGACCTCCCCGGCTGACACCGCTGGCTTCCTGCACAGCTCCCGGGACTCTGGTGGCAGCAAGGACTCCTCCTGTGACACAGACGACTTCGTCATGGTCCCTGCGCAGTTTCCAG GTGACCTGGTGGCTGAGGCGCCCAGTGCCAAACCCCCGCCGGACAGCCTGATGTGCAGTGG GAGCTCACTGGTGGCCTCTGCGGGCTTGGAGAGCCACGGCCGGACCCCATCTCCATCCCCACCCTGCAGCAGCTCCCCCAGTCCCTCGGG CCGGGCTGGCCCGTTCTCCAGCAGCAGGTGCGGCGCCTCTGTCCCCATTCCAGTCCCCACGCAGGTGCAGAACTACCAGCGCATTGAGCGAAACCTGCAGTCGCCCACCCAGTTCCAAACACCTCG GTCCTCTGCCGTCCGCAGGTCAGGCAGCACCAGCCCCCTGGGCTTTGCAAGGGCCAGCCCCTCACCCCCTGCCCACGCTGAGCATGGAGGCGTCCTGGCCAGGAAGATGTCTCCGGGTGGAGGCCGGCCCTACACGCCATCCCCTCAAG TTGGAACCATCCCTGAGCGGCCAGGCTGGAGCGGGACGCCCTCCCTACAGGGAGCTGAGATGCGGGGTGGCAGGTCCCCTCGTCCAG GCTCCTCTGCACCCGAGCACTCTACCCGCACTCCTGGGCTGGGCTGCCGCCTGCACAGTGCCCCCAACCTGTCTGACTTGCACGTCGTCCGCCCCAAGCTGCCCAAACCTCCCACGGACCCCCTGGGAGCCGTGTTCAGCCCACCACAGGCCAGCCCTCCCCAGCTGTCCCACGGGCTGCAGTCCTGCCGGAACCTGCGGGGCTCACCCAAGCTGCCCGACTTCCTGCAGCGAAACCCCCTGCCCCCCATCCTGGGCTCCCCTACCAAG GCTGTGCCCTCCTTCGACTTCCCAAAGACCCCCAGCTCCCAGAACCTGCTGGCCCTCCTAGCCCGGCAGGGCGTGGTGATGACGCCCCCTCGAAACCGGACGCTGCCTGACCTCTCTGAGGTGGGACCCTTCCACGGTCAGCCGCTGGGCCCTGGCCTGCGGCCAGGCGAGGACCCCAAGGGTCCCTTTGGCCG GTCTTTCAGCACCAGCCGCCTCACTGACCTGCTCCTTAAGGCGGCGTTTGGGACACAAGCCCCGGACCCGGGCAGCACAGAGAGCCTGCAGGAGAAGCCCATGGAGAtcg CACCCTCAGCTGGCTTTGGAGGGAGCCTGCACCCAGGAGCCCGTGCTGGGGGAGCCAGCAGCCCCTCCCCGGTAGTCTTCACCGTGGGCTCTCCCCCGAGCGGGAGCACGCCGCCCCAGGGCCCCCGCACCAGGATGTTCTCAG GCTCCACTGGCTCTGCTGGCTCTTCTGCCCGCCACCTGGTGCCTGGGGCCTGCAGCGAGGCCCCAGCCCCTGAGCTCCCTGCTCCAGGACATGGCTGCAGCTTTGCCGACCCCATTGCTGCGAACCTGGAGGGTGCTGTGACCTTCGAGGCCCCCGACCTCCCTGAGGAGACCCTCATGGAG CAAGAGCACACCGAGATCCTGCGTGGTCTGCGCTTCACGCTGCTGTTCGTGCAGCACGTCTTGGAGATTGCAGCCCTGAAGGGCAGCGCCAGCGAGGCGGCCGGGGGCCCTGAGTACCAGCTGCAGGAGAGTGTGGTGGCCGACCAGATCAGCCTGCTGAGCCGAGAATGGGG CTTCGCGGAACAGCTGGTGCTGTACCTGAAGGTGGCCGAGCTACTGTCCTCCGGCCTTCAAACTGCCATCGACCAGATCCGGGCTGGCAAGCTCTGCCTGTCGTCCACCGTGAAGCAGG TGGTGCGCAGGCTGAATGAGCTGTACAAGGCCAGCGTGGTATCCTGCCAGGGCCTGAGCCTGCGGCTGCAGCGCTTCTTCCTGGACAAGCAGCGGCTCCTGGACCGCATCCACAGCATCACTGCCGAGAGGCTCATCTTCAGCCATGCTGTGCAGATG GTGCAGTCGGCTGCCCTGGATGAGATGTTCCAGCACCGTGAGGGCTGCGTCCCGCGCTACCACAAGGCCCTGCTGCTCCTGGAGGGGCTGCAGCACATGCTCTCGGACCAGGCTGACATCGAGAACGTCGCCAAGT gCAAACTGTGCATTGAGCGGAGACTCTCGGCGCTGCTGACTGGCATCTGTGCCTGA